GCAGGTGGACGTCGAGGAGCACGAGGTCGGGGCGCAGCCGGGCCACCTCGGCCAGTGCCGCCGTGCCGGTCGCAGCGTTGCCGACCACCCGGAAGCCGGCGGTCCGGTCGACGAACCGGGTGTGGATCGAGGCCACCATGAAGTCGTCGTCGACGACCAGGACCGCGATCTCATCCGGCTGCCCGGACTGCTCGGGACTGGTCATCCGTCTCTCCTCGACCGCGGGAGCCGTGCCGTGAAGACCGCTCCCGTCTCGTTGTGCACCGACACCGAACCTCCGCGACGTTCGCAGACCACCTGGACCAGCGCAAGGCCGACCCCGCGGCCGCTCGCGTCGCCGGGCTTCGTCGTCCAGCCCCTCCGGAAGACCTCGCTCACCGCGTCGGGAGCCACTCCGGCTCCGGTGTCGGCGACCTGGACCACGACGATGCCGTCGTCGTCACGCAGGTGTACGTCGACGGTCGGGCCGCCCGACGCCACCGTGGCGTCGACCGCGTTGTCGACGAGGTTGCCGAGCACGGTGCCGACGTCCGCCGACAGGTCCGGGTCGAGCCGCGGGAGGGCGGTCTGCTCCGCGAGGCGCAGCTCGACGCCGCGCTCGGCGGCGAGGCTCACCTTGGCCACCAGCAGGGCCGCGACAGCCGGGTCGTCGACGAGCCGGGTCACCGTGTCACTGATCGCCGCGCGGCGCCGGGCGAGCGTGCCGACGAAGGCCTGGACCTCGTCGTACTCGCCGAGCTGGACGAGGCCGGAGATCGTGTGCAGCTGGTTCTGGAACTCGTGGGTCTGCGCGCGCAGCGTGTCCGTCACGCTGCGCCGCGCGCTCAGCTCGCTCTGCATCGCCATCAGCTCCGTGCGGTCGCGCAGCGTGGTCACGGTGCCGACGCGGCGCCCACCGTGGTGCACGGGGCTGCGGTTGAGGACGACCACGCGGCCATCGACCACCACGACCTGATCGCGCGCACTCGAGCCTCCGGCCAGTGCCGCGCGGACAGCTGGCTCGATCTCGAGCTGGTCGAGCGTGCGGCCCTCGCTGCCATCGGGCAACCCGAGCAGCTCGCGTGCACTGTCGCTCAGGACCGTCACCGTGCCATCGGGAGACACGGCCACGACACCCTCACGGATCGAGTGGAGCAGCGCCTCCCGCTGGTCAGCGAGCGCGGCGATCTCGGCGGGCTCCAGTCCCCGGGTACGGCGCCGGATCAGCCGGGAGAGCAGCCAGGACCCGGCCACACCCAGCGCGAGCCCCAGTCCGAGGAAGGTGCCCAGGTCGGGAAGCACCGCCCGGGCTCGCTGCATGAGGGAGGGGTACTTCTCCGCGATCACCACGATGGCCAGCAGGTCACCGTCGTTGCTCACCACCGGCACGTGGGCGACCACCGAGCGCTCGCCCTCCACCGTGAGGTCGCCGGTCCACGCGCGCAGGTCTCGGGCCGTGCTCGGGCCGAGGTCGACCTCGCCTCGCGCGGCACCGGCGCCGGAGCCCGCGAGCACCGCCCCGCCTGGCGAGGTGAACAGCACTGCGGTCGCGCCGAGGTTGCGACGCTCCGCCTCGGCGTACGCCGTGAGGGTCTCGGGTTCGATCGGGCGCTCGCCGAGGCCCACGCGGACCGGCTCGGTGCCGGCCAGTCGCTCGGCACCCCGCAGCAGCAGGACTCCCCTCGTGTCGCGGAAGTCGGCTGCGCTCTGCCGCACCGACACGGCGCTGGCGACCGTCAGGACGAGCAGGAGCACCACCAGCTGGAGGGCGAGGAACTGCCCGGCCAGCGTCTGGACGGCCAGGACACGTCGGCTGCCCGACGGTCCTCGCTCACCGCTGCGCAGCGACCACAAGTTTCACAACCTCCATTGGTTTCCCAAGAGTGACGACCGCCACACCTTCGCACCATGATCGGAATGTTGCATCCCCGACCCTCAGGAGAGCCATGACTCCCGGCAGCACACCGCGCACACGACGGCTGGTTTCCGCCGTCGCGCTGGCGCTTGCCGCCACCCTTGCCACCGGCTGCGGAGTGACCCGCGGCGACCAGGGCGACGACATGACCATGTGGATCCCGAACAGCCCCGGCGGCGGCTACGACCAGACCGGCCGCGAGGCGATCCGGGTCATGGAGCAGAACGACGTCATCAAGGGCAGCTTCGAGGTCACCAACATCGTCGGCGGCGGCGGCTCGGTCGCCATGTCGCGCCTGATGAACGCCGAGGGCGACGACCACCTGATGATGACGGTGGGGCTCGGCGTCGTCGGCGCCACCTACTCCCTCGGACTGGAGCAGCGGCCGCAGGACGCGACCCCGCTGGCCCAGCTGATCGAGGACCAGGAGGGCGTCCTCGTGCCGGCGGACTCGCCGTACAAGACGATCGATGACTTCCTCGAGGCCTGGCGCAAGGACCCCGACAGCATCGTCGTCGGCGGCGGCTCCTCCCCCGGCGGTCCCGACCACCTCTTCCCGATGCAGCTGGCGAGCGCGGCCGACGTCGACCCGCGCGAGGTCCGCTACGTGACGTACGACGGCGGCGGCCCGCTGACCAGTGCCCTGCTCGGCCACAAGATCCAGGTCGGCTTCTCCGGCGTCGGCGAGTTCGAGAGCCAGATCGCGGCCGGCGACCTCCGGGTCCTGGCCGTCTCGGGCGAGGAGCGACTCACCGGCAAGTCCGTCAAGGACGTGCCGACCCTGACCGAGTCCGGGGTGGACCTGGTCTTCACCAACTGGCGCGGCGTCCTCGCACCGCCAGGCATCTCCGAGGAGCGCCGCGACGAGCTGATCGCGCTGCTCGAGGAGATGCACGACAGCCCCGAGTGGCAGGCCGCGCTCAAGGAGAAGGGCTGGATCGACGCCTTCCGCACCGGAGACGACTTCACCGCGTTCCTGGAGGACCAGGACGAGCGGGTCTCGACAACGCTTGAGGAGCTGGGACTGCTGTGAGCACGACACTCGAACCGGACGCCCCCACGCGGGCCGTCGACCGCGGGCAGTACCTCCTGGCCACGCTGCTGGTGGCCCTCGGCGGCTACACCGTCTACGACGCGACCACCCTGAACGTCGGCTTCGGCGACCCGGTCGGCCCCCGCGCCTTCCCGTACGTCGTCGGCTCCGTCCTCCTCGTCCTCGGAATCCTGCTCGCGGTGGCAACCGCCCGCGGCGACCGCCCGCAGGCAGAAGAGGGCGAGGACGTCGACCTGACCCACCCCGCCGACTGGGCCACCTTGGCCAAGCTGGTCGTGGTGCTGGTCTTCACCGCCGCCACCCTCGGCGTGCTCGGCTGGGCGATCAACGGAGCGATCCTCTTCGCCGGAAGCGCCTGGGCGCTCGGCAGCCGGACCCTGGTCCGCGACATCCTGATCGGGATCGTGCTGTCGGTCGGCAGCTGGTACGCCTTCTACGTCGGCCTCGGCATCCCGCTCTCGCCGGGCATCCTCGACGGGATCCTGTGATGGAGAGCCTCGACCTGCTGTGGGGCGGCCTCTCCGCCGCCGCCACCCCCGAGAACCTCATGTGGGCTGCCCTCGGCGTGCTGCTCGGCACGTTCGTCGGCGTCCTCCCCGGCATCGGCCCGGCCATGGCCGTGGCCCTGCTGCTCCCTGTCACCTACGGCCTCGAGCCGGCGCAGGCGTTCATCATGTTCGCCGGCATCTACTACGGCGGCATGTACGGCGGCTCCACGACCTCGATCCTGCTCAACACACCCGGTGAGTCCGCCTCGGTGATGACGGCGATCGAGGGCAACCGGATGGCCAAGCGCGGACGGGCCGCGCAGGCCCTGGCCACCGCCGCGATCGGCTCGTTCATCGCCGGCACGATCGGCACGATGCTCGTGGTCTTCCTGGCCCCGACCATGGCCGACCTCGCTGTCGAGATCGGCGCCCCGTCGTTCCTCGCGGTGATCCTGCTGGCCATGGTCCTGGTGACCGGCGTGCTCGGCTCCTCGCGACTGCGTGGGTTCATCGCACTCTTCGTCGGCCTCACCATCGGTCTGGTCGGCCTCGACCTCAACACGGCACAGTCCCGCGTCGACTTCGGCAGCACCCTGCTCGCGGACCGCATCGACATCGTCGTCGTCGCGGTCGGCGTCTTCGCCCTCGGCGAGGCACTCTGGGTCGCGGCGCACCTGCGTCGCAAGCCGCTGGAGATCATCCCGGTCGGCGGCACCCCGTGGCTGAGCCGTGAGGACTTCGGTCGCTCCTGGAAGCCGTGGCTGCGCGGCACCGCGATCGGGTTCCCCTTCGGAGCAGTCCCGGCCGGTGGCGCCGAGACGCCGACGTTCCTGTCGTACCTGCTCGAGCGTCGCCTCGCCGGCAAGAAGAGCGAGTTCGGCCAGGGCGCCATCGAGGGCGTGGCCGGACCCGAGGCCGCCAACAACGCCTCCGCAGCGGGCACCTTCGTCCCGCTGCTGGCGCTGGGTCTCCCGGTGACGGCGACCGCCTCGATCATGCTGGCGGCGTTCCAGAACTACGGCATCGAACCCGGTCCCCAGCTGATGACCGAGCACTCCGACCTGGTGTGGACCCTGCTCGCGAGCCTGCTGATCGGCAACACCCTGCTGCTGGTGCTCAACCTGCCGCTGGCGCCGTTGTGGGCCAAGCTGCTCCGCACCCCGCGTCCGTACCTCTACGCAGGCATCCTGTTCTTCGCCTCGCTCGGGGCGTACGCCGCGCGGCAGCGGGCGTTCGACCTGGTGTTGCTGCTGGTCTTCGGTGCCCTCGGGTTCGCGATGCGGCGCTTCGCGATCCCGGTCCTTCCGCTGATCCTGGGCCTGATCCTCGGCCCGACGATGGAGCTGAAGTTCCGCGAGGCGCTGGCGCTCTCCGGCGGCGACGCTTCCGGTCTCGTCAACGAGCCGCTCGCGGTCATCGTCTACGTGATCATCGCGCTCGCCGTCGCCGTACCCCTCGTCCTGGGCGCGGTGCTCCGCGGCCGGAACAACACACCGTCCGGGCCGACTGACCCGTCCGGACCCGCGGACCAGAAGGAGATGGTGAGCTGATGAGCGCCAAGATCGTGGTGTCCTGGAGTCCCGACGACTTCGGTCGCACTGC
This genomic interval from Nocardioides cavernaquae contains the following:
- a CDS encoding sensor histidine kinase; translated protein: MWSLRSGERGPSGSRRVLAVQTLAGQFLALQLVVLLLVLTVASAVSVRQSAADFRDTRGVLLLRGAERLAGTEPVRVGLGERPIEPETLTAYAEAERRNLGATAVLFTSPGGAVLAGSGAGAARGEVDLGPSTARDLRAWTGDLTVEGERSVVAHVPVVSNDGDLLAIVVIAEKYPSLMQRARAVLPDLGTFLGLGLALGVAGSWLLSRLIRRRTRGLEPAEIAALADQREALLHSIREGVVAVSPDGTVTVLSDSARELLGLPDGSEGRTLDQLEIEPAVRAALAGGSSARDQVVVVDGRVVVLNRSPVHHGGRRVGTVTTLRDRTELMAMQSELSARRSVTDTLRAQTHEFQNQLHTISGLVQLGEYDEVQAFVGTLARRRAAISDTVTRLVDDPAVAALLVAKVSLAAERGVELRLAEQTALPRLDPDLSADVGTVLGNLVDNAVDATVASGGPTVDVHLRDDDGIVVVQVADTGAGVAPDAVSEVFRRGWTTKPGDASGRGVGLALVQVVCERRGGSVSVHNETGAVFTARLPRSRRDG
- a CDS encoding Bug family tripartite tricarboxylate transporter substrate binding protein, with amino-acid sequence MTPGSTPRTRRLVSAVALALAATLATGCGVTRGDQGDDMTMWIPNSPGGGYDQTGREAIRVMEQNDVIKGSFEVTNIVGGGGSVAMSRLMNAEGDDHLMMTVGLGVVGATYSLGLEQRPQDATPLAQLIEDQEGVLVPADSPYKTIDDFLEAWRKDPDSIVVGGGSSPGGPDHLFPMQLASAADVDPREVRYVTYDGGGPLTSALLGHKIQVGFSGVGEFESQIAAGDLRVLAVSGEERLTGKSVKDVPTLTESGVDLVFTNWRGVLAPPGISEERRDELIALLEEMHDSPEWQAALKEKGWIDAFRTGDDFTAFLEDQDERVSTTLEELGLL
- a CDS encoding tripartite tricarboxylate transporter TctB family protein produces the protein MSTTLEPDAPTRAVDRGQYLLATLLVALGGYTVYDATTLNVGFGDPVGPRAFPYVVGSVLLVLGILLAVATARGDRPQAEEGEDVDLTHPADWATLAKLVVVLVFTAATLGVLGWAINGAILFAGSAWALGSRTLVRDILIGIVLSVGSWYAFYVGLGIPLSPGILDGIL
- a CDS encoding tripartite tricarboxylate transporter permease codes for the protein MESLDLLWGGLSAAATPENLMWAALGVLLGTFVGVLPGIGPAMAVALLLPVTYGLEPAQAFIMFAGIYYGGMYGGSTTSILLNTPGESASVMTAIEGNRMAKRGRAAQALATAAIGSFIAGTIGTMLVVFLAPTMADLAVEIGAPSFLAVILLAMVLVTGVLGSSRLRGFIALFVGLTIGLVGLDLNTAQSRVDFGSTLLADRIDIVVVAVGVFALGEALWVAAHLRRKPLEIIPVGGTPWLSREDFGRSWKPWLRGTAIGFPFGAVPAGGAETPTFLSYLLERRLAGKKSEFGQGAIEGVAGPEAANNASAAGTFVPLLALGLPVTATASIMLAAFQNYGIEPGPQLMTEHSDLVWTLLASLLIGNTLLLVLNLPLAPLWAKLLRTPRPYLYAGILFFASLGAYAARQRAFDLVLLLVFGALGFAMRRFAIPVLPLILGLILGPTMELKFREALALSGGDASGLVNEPLAVIVYVIIALAVAVPLVLGAVLRGRNNTPSGPTDPSGPADQKEMVS